Proteins co-encoded in one Kutzneria chonburiensis genomic window:
- a CDS encoding 1,4-dihydroxy-2-naphthoyl-CoA synthase, protein MPDEHVSDLFDPSAWRAVDGFDFTDITYHRAVDQGTVRIAFNRPEVRNAFRPHTVDELYVALDHARMSSDVGCVLITGNGPSPKDGGWAFCSGGDQRIRGRDGYQYASGDTADTVDRARAGRLHILECQRLIRFMPKVVIAVVPGWAAGGGHSLHVVCDLTLASAEHARFKQTDADVGSFDGGYGSAYLARQTGQKFAREIFFLGRPYTAEQAHQMGMVNAVVPHAELERTALEWAREVNGKSPTAQRMLKYAFNMIDDGLVGQQIFAGETTRLAYMTDEAVEGRNAFLEKRDPDWSDYPYYF, encoded by the coding sequence GTGCCTGATGAACACGTGTCCGACTTGTTCGACCCGAGCGCGTGGCGCGCCGTCGACGGCTTCGACTTCACCGACATCACCTATCACCGCGCGGTTGACCAGGGAACGGTCCGCATCGCGTTCAACCGGCCGGAGGTGCGCAACGCCTTCCGTCCGCACACGGTCGACGAGCTGTACGTCGCGCTCGACCACGCCCGGATGTCCTCCGACGTCGGCTGCGTGCTGATCACCGGCAACGGACCGTCCCCGAAGGACGGCGGCTGGGCCTTCTGCTCCGGCGGCGACCAGCGCATCCGTGGCCGTGACGGCTACCAGTACGCCAGCGGCGACACCGCGGACACCGTCGACCGGGCCCGGGCCGGCCGCCTGCACATCCTGGAGTGCCAGCGGCTGATCCGGTTCATGCCCAAGGTCGTCATCGCCGTGGTCCCGGGCTGGGCCGCCGGCGGCGGGCACAGCCTGCACGTGGTGTGCGATCTCACGCTGGCCAGCGCCGAGCATGCCCGGTTCAAGCAGACCGACGCCGACGTCGGCAGCTTCGACGGCGGCTACGGCTCGGCCTACCTGGCCCGCCAGACCGGCCAGAAGTTCGCCCGCGAGATCTTCTTCCTGGGCCGGCCCTACACCGCTGAGCAGGCCCACCAGATGGGCATGGTCAACGCGGTGGTGCCGCACGCCGAGCTGGAGCGCACGGCGCTGGAGTGGGCCCGCGAGGTCAACGGCAAGTCGCCGACCGCGCAGCGCATGCTCAAGTACGCCTTCAACATGATCGACGACGGCCTGGTCGGCCAGCAGATCTTCGCCGGCGAGACGACCCGGCTGGCCTACATGACCGACGAGGCGGTGGAGGGCCGCAACGCCTTCCTGGAGAAGCGGGACCCGGACTGGTCCGACTACCCGTACTACTTCTGA
- the menE gene encoding o-succinylbenzoate--CoA ligase, whose product MSRELRALPVPTRPADVLALLPTLAAALTGDGPALLPVTPDEPGLPAALGVDDPVDDRIALVIGTSGSTGAPKGALLASDAIKASAMATHARLGGPGTWLLAMSVRYIGGLQVLVRSLLAGTEPVVADLTDGFRAENFTKAAFTALNTPGRHYTALVPTQLTRLMADRDALEALRGFDAIVMGGAALSDAARQRCRDEGVNAIPSYGMSETASGCVYDGVPLDGVEIRLSDGRIDIRGPMLADGYRNFDGPSPFVDGWFHTSDHGRWAEDGRLEVLGRLDDVINTGGVKVAPALVERALMTVKGVEDACVVGLPDPEWGQIVAAAVVADPLPSEQQLRDAVREQAGRAAVPKVVRFLPALPLLGPGKVDRASLRKALG is encoded by the coding sequence ATGTCCCGCGAGCTGCGGGCGCTGCCCGTCCCGACGCGGCCGGCCGACGTGCTGGCGCTGCTGCCGACCCTGGCGGCGGCGCTGACCGGCGACGGCCCGGCCCTGCTGCCGGTCACCCCCGATGAGCCGGGGCTTCCGGCCGCATTGGGCGTGGACGATCCGGTCGACGACCGGATCGCGCTGGTGATCGGCACGTCCGGGTCGACCGGCGCACCGAAAGGCGCTTTGCTGGCGTCTGACGCCATCAAAGCCTCAGCCATGGCCACGCATGCCCGGCTCGGCGGGCCGGGGACGTGGCTGCTGGCGATGTCGGTGCGCTACATCGGCGGCCTCCAGGTGCTGGTCCGCTCGCTGCTCGCGGGCACGGAGCCGGTGGTGGCCGACCTCACCGACGGTTTCCGTGCGGAGAACTTCACCAAGGCGGCCTTCACGGCACTGAACACGCCCGGCCGGCACTACACCGCCCTGGTGCCGACCCAGCTGACCCGGCTGATGGCCGACCGCGACGCCCTCGAAGCGCTGCGAGGCTTCGACGCAATCGTCATGGGCGGCGCGGCCCTGTCGGACGCCGCCAGGCAGCGCTGCCGTGACGAGGGCGTCAACGCCATCCCCTCGTACGGCATGAGCGAGACGGCCAGCGGCTGCGTGTACGACGGCGTGCCGCTGGACGGCGTGGAGATCCGGCTGAGCGACGGCCGGATCGACATCAGGGGCCCGATGCTGGCCGACGGCTACCGCAACTTCGACGGCCCGTCCCCGTTCGTCGACGGTTGGTTTCACACCAGCGACCATGGCCGCTGGGCCGAGGACGGCCGGCTGGAGGTGCTCGGGCGGCTCGACGACGTGATCAACACCGGCGGCGTGAAAGTCGCTCCCGCGCTGGTCGAGCGGGCTCTCATGACGGTCAAGGGCGTCGAGGACGCCTGCGTGGTCGGCCTGCCGGACCCCGAGTGGGGCCAGATCGTTGCCGCCGCCGTGGTCGCCGATCCCCTGCCGAGCGAGCAGCAGCTGCGCGACGCCGTGCGGGAACAGGCCGGCCGCGCGGCGGTGCCGAAGGTTGTTCGTTTCCTGCCGGCGCTCCCTCTGCTCGGCCCGGGCAAGGTGGACCGAGCGTCCCTCAGGAAGGCACTCGGCTGA
- a CDS encoding 1,4-dihydroxy-2-naphthoate polyprenyltransferase: MATVAQWIEGARPRTLPNAIAPVLVGNGAAVALGAFDVTRGVLTLVVALALIIGVNFANDYSDGVRGTDDVRVGPLRLVGSKVAKPQTVRLAAFVCFGVAAVAGLAVTVLSGSYWLIAVGALCIAAAWFYTGGKRPYGYAGLGELAVFICFGLIAVLGTLYVQAGAFSGYGIGGAVAIGCFSSAVLVANNLRDIPTDTEAGKRTLAVLIGDRDTRNLYLALILVPFLVSIVGSLRDGYLLLGFLALPLLVTSARKMIMGAKGKALIPVLRDTGLAMLVWAIATAAGLALGAH; encoded by the coding sequence ATGGCCACGGTCGCACAGTGGATCGAGGGTGCCCGACCGCGCACCCTGCCCAACGCCATCGCCCCGGTGCTGGTGGGCAACGGCGCCGCCGTCGCGCTGGGCGCGTTCGACGTGACGCGGGGGGTGCTCACCCTGGTGGTGGCGCTCGCGCTGATCATCGGCGTGAACTTCGCCAACGACTACTCCGACGGCGTGCGCGGCACGGACGACGTCCGCGTCGGCCCGCTGCGGCTGGTCGGCTCCAAGGTCGCGAAGCCGCAGACCGTGCGCCTGGCGGCATTCGTCTGCTTCGGCGTCGCGGCCGTCGCCGGCCTGGCCGTCACGGTGCTGAGCGGCTCGTACTGGCTGATCGCCGTCGGTGCGCTGTGCATCGCGGCGGCCTGGTTCTACACCGGCGGCAAGCGCCCGTACGGCTATGCCGGTCTCGGCGAGCTGGCCGTGTTCATCTGCTTCGGCCTGATCGCCGTGCTGGGCACGCTGTACGTGCAGGCCGGGGCGTTCAGCGGCTACGGCATCGGCGGTGCGGTGGCCATCGGCTGCTTCTCCAGCGCGGTGCTGGTGGCCAACAACCTGCGTGACATCCCCACCGACACCGAGGCCGGCAAGCGCACGCTGGCCGTGCTGATCGGCGACCGGGACACCCGCAACCTGTACCTGGCCCTGATCCTGGTGCCGTTCCTGGTCAGCATCGTGGGCAGCCTGCGCGACGGCTACCTGCTGCTGGGCTTCCTGGCCCTGCCGCTGCTGGTCACCAGCGCCCGCAAGATGATCATGGGCGCCAAGGGCAAGGCCCTCATCCCGGTGCTCCGGGACACGGGCCTGGCCATGCTGGTCTGGGCCATCGCCACCGCCGCCGGCCTGGCCCTGGGCGCGCACTAG
- a CDS encoding Gfo/Idh/MocA family protein, giving the protein MGNPVRWGIMGTGGIAGAFAADLALTDSGTVVAVGSRSQASADAFADRLGIERRHASYEDLATDPDVDAVYAATPHPMHHANALLALHAGKPVLVEKPFTMNADEARELVKVARDNNVFLMEAMWTRFLPGIRRVRELVGTIGDIVTVTADHGQWFAEDAEHRLFAPALGGGALLDLGVYVVSFASMVLGKPDRVVSMIDPAFTGVDGQTSMIFGYDSGAQAVLTCTLRAKSPTRATIVGTDGRIEIDGAFYAPAAVTLTPRDGEPTVIPSVHEGRGLRHQADEVALRLAAGDLESPLMPLDETVSIMETMDAILAQH; this is encoded by the coding sequence ACGGTCGTGGCCGTCGGCTCGCGCAGCCAGGCGTCGGCCGACGCCTTCGCCGACCGACTGGGCATCGAGCGCCGGCACGCCAGTTACGAAGACCTGGCCACCGATCCTGATGTCGACGCCGTCTACGCCGCCACGCCGCATCCGATGCACCACGCCAATGCCCTGCTGGCGCTGCACGCCGGCAAGCCGGTGCTGGTCGAGAAGCCGTTCACGATGAACGCCGACGAGGCGCGTGAGCTGGTGAAGGTGGCGCGGGACAACAACGTCTTCCTGATGGAAGCGATGTGGACCCGCTTCCTGCCGGGGATCCGCCGCGTCCGCGAGCTGGTCGGCACCATCGGCGACATCGTCACGGTGACCGCCGACCACGGGCAGTGGTTCGCCGAGGACGCCGAGCACCGGCTGTTCGCGCCGGCGCTGGGCGGCGGCGCCCTGCTCGACCTGGGCGTCTACGTGGTGTCCTTCGCGTCCATGGTGCTCGGCAAGCCGGACCGCGTCGTGTCCATGATCGACCCGGCCTTCACCGGCGTGGACGGTCAGACCTCGATGATCTTCGGCTACGATTCCGGCGCGCAGGCCGTGCTGACCTGCACGTTGCGGGCCAAGAGCCCGACAAGGGCGACGATCGTCGGCACCGACGGCCGGATCGAGATCGACGGCGCCTTCTACGCCCCGGCCGCCGTCACGCTGACGCCGCGGGACGGCGAGCCCACCGTGATCCCGTCCGTGCACGAGGGCCGCGGCCTGCGGCACCAGGCCGACGAGGTGGCCCTGCGGCTGGCCGCCGGCGACCTCGAGAGTCCGCTAATGCCCCTGGACGAGACCGTCTCCATCATGGAGACGATGGACGCGATCCTCGCCCAGCACTAA